In the Burkholderia glumae LMG 2196 = ATCC 33617 genome, one interval contains:
- a CDS encoding FdhF/YdeP family oxidoreductase → MKKKAPIPRIEPYHHAAAGWGAVKQVAINLIKERVAGGNYRTLFKQNQPDGFDCPGCAWPDRQHASTFEFCENGVKAVAAEATSKRATPAFFAAHTVTALLDQSDYELEQHGRLTDPMVYDAASDRYVPIAWDDAFTLIARHLKALDDPNRAAFYTSGRASNEAAFLYQLMVRRFGTNNFPDCSNMCHEATSRGLPASVGVGKGTVTLDDFEHADLLLIFGQNPATNHPRMLGELRECAKRGAKIVSINPLRERGLERFSDPQSPLEMLTMGSTRIATSFVQPTIGGDFALIKGIAKRVLELDDAAVLAGEPRVLDVAFIDAHGAGFDAFAADLRAESWAALSAESGVSYQQIDSLARLYASSERVIATWGMGITQHKHSVQTIHMLSNLMLMRGNIGRRGAGLCPVRGHSNVQGNRTVGIEEKPGAAFLDRLGQVYGFAPPRRHGYDVVETIEALLDGRVNVFIGLGGNFAMATPDTPRTWEGLRRCALTVHITTKLNRSHLIHGSDALILPTLGRTEIDLQNGVAQGVTVEDSMSMVHVSYGMNQPASPNLLSETAIVARMAMALFGPDDTVDWRGYLNDYARVRDAIEATLPGFENYNARIAQPGGFHLRVASREREWLTPNGKANFIAHALPTDSPIHRARARHGEKLLTLMTTRSHDQYNTTIYALDDRYRGVFGQRRVVFANRDDLAMLGLRAGERVDLETVWHDGIERRAEGFLLVEYDIPRGCLGAYYPETNPLVPLDSTADIANTPTSKSIPVLLHRSAAGAARAAA, encoded by the coding sequence ATGAAGAAGAAAGCTCCGATTCCGCGCATCGAACCCTATCATCACGCCGCCGCCGGTTGGGGCGCGGTCAAGCAGGTGGCCATCAACCTGATCAAGGAACGCGTGGCGGGCGGCAACTACCGCACGCTGTTCAAGCAGAACCAGCCGGACGGCTTCGACTGCCCGGGCTGCGCCTGGCCGGACCGCCAGCACGCCTCCACCTTCGAGTTCTGCGAGAACGGCGTGAAGGCGGTGGCCGCCGAGGCCACCTCGAAGCGCGCGACGCCGGCGTTCTTCGCCGCGCACACCGTCACCGCGCTGCTCGACCAGTCCGACTACGAGCTGGAGCAGCACGGCCGGCTGACCGACCCGATGGTCTACGACGCGGCCAGCGACCGCTACGTGCCGATCGCCTGGGACGACGCGTTCACGCTGATCGCGCGCCACCTGAAGGCGCTCGACGATCCGAACCGCGCCGCCTTCTACACCTCGGGCCGCGCCAGCAACGAGGCCGCGTTCCTCTACCAGCTGATGGTGCGCCGCTTCGGCACCAACAACTTCCCCGACTGCTCGAACATGTGCCACGAGGCCACCAGCCGCGGGCTGCCGGCCAGCGTCGGGGTCGGCAAGGGCACGGTGACGCTCGACGATTTCGAGCACGCCGACCTGCTGCTGATCTTCGGCCAGAATCCGGCCACCAACCACCCGCGCATGCTCGGCGAGCTGCGCGAGTGCGCCAAGCGCGGCGCGAAGATCGTCTCGATCAACCCGCTCAGGGAGCGCGGCCTCGAGCGCTTTTCCGACCCGCAGAGCCCGCTCGAGATGCTGACCATGGGCAGCACCAGGATCGCCACCAGCTTCGTGCAGCCCACCATCGGCGGCGACTTCGCGCTGATCAAGGGCATTGCCAAGCGCGTGCTCGAGCTCGACGACGCGGCCGTGCTGGCCGGCGAGCCGCGCGTGCTCGACGTGGCCTTCATCGACGCGCACGGCGCCGGCTTCGACGCGTTCGCCGCCGATCTGCGTGCCGAAAGCTGGGCCGCGCTGAGCGCCGAGAGCGGCGTGTCCTACCAGCAGATCGATTCGCTCGCGCGGCTCTACGCCTCGAGCGAGCGCGTGATCGCCACCTGGGGCATGGGCATCACGCAGCACAAGCATTCGGTGCAGACCATCCACATGCTGTCGAACCTGATGCTGATGCGCGGCAACATCGGCCGCCGGGGCGCCGGCCTCTGCCCCGTGCGCGGCCACTCGAACGTGCAGGGCAACCGCACGGTGGGCATCGAGGAAAAGCCGGGCGCGGCGTTCCTCGACCGGCTCGGCCAGGTCTACGGCTTCGCGCCGCCGCGCCGCCACGGCTACGACGTGGTGGAAACCATCGAGGCGCTGCTGGACGGCCGCGTCAACGTGTTCATCGGCCTGGGCGGCAACTTCGCGATGGCCACGCCCGACACGCCGCGCACCTGGGAGGGCCTGCGCCGCTGCGCGCTGACGGTGCACATCACCACCAAGCTGAACCGCAGCCACCTGATCCACGGCAGCGACGCGCTGATCCTGCCCACCCTCGGGCGCACCGAGATCGACCTGCAGAACGGCGTCGCGCAGGGCGTGACGGTGGAGGATTCGATGAGCATGGTCCACGTCTCGTACGGGATGAACCAGCCGGCCTCGCCGAACCTGCTGTCGGAGACCGCGATCGTCGCGCGCATGGCGATGGCGCTGTTCGGCCCCGACGATACGGTGGACTGGCGCGGCTACCTGAACGACTATGCGCGCGTGCGCGACGCGATCGAGGCCACCCTGCCCGGCTTCGAGAACTACAACGCGCGGATCGCGCAGCCGGGTGGCTTCCACCTGCGGGTCGCCTCGCGCGAGCGCGAATGGCTCACGCCGAACGGCAAGGCCAACTTCATCGCCCACGCGCTGCCGACCGACTCGCCGATCCACCGCGCCCGCGCGCGCCACGGCGAGAAGCTGCTGACGCTGATGACGACGCGCTCGCACGACCAGTACAACACCACCATCTACGCGCTCGACGACCGCTACCGCGGCGTGTTCGGCCAGCGCCGCGTGGTGTTCGCGAACCGCGACGACCTGGCGATGCTCGGCCTGCGGGCCGGCGAACGGGTGGACCTGGAGACGGTCTGGCACGACGGCATCGAGCGCCGCGCCGAGGGCTTCCTGCTGGTCGAGTACGACATCCCGCGCGGCTGCCTCGGCGCCTATTACCCGGAAACGAATCCGCTGGTGCCGCTCGACAGCACGGCCGACATCGCCAACACGCCCACCTCGAAGTCGATCCCGGTGCTGCTGCACCGCTCGGCGGCCGGTGCCGCGCGCGCGGCGGCCTGA
- a CDS encoding PLP-dependent aminotransferase family protein, translating to MTRYEKLADEIDGMIRRGVYRPGDRVPSVRQAARQHDLSITTVVRAYLVLESRGAIESRPQSGYFVRARGAAGEPMLDASTPIAVSSTVDVSRLVLSTLRSIARDDAVPLGSPYPDSALFPSQRIARHMHAIARGRTRWGVVDDLPPGNPELIRQIARRYGERGVAVDPNEIVVTIGATEAINLCLQAVARPGDTIAVESPTFYAMLHAIERLGMRAIEVATHPVDGIDLDALARILEREPIAACMVMPNFQNPLGFCMSDARKAALVALLERHDVPAIENDVYHELHHGEVRPSALKSFDRRGLVLHCASFSKSLSPAFRIGWAMPGRYRDQVEKLKFLNTLGTPALDQLAIAEYLGHDGYDHHLRRIRKTFAQQASLMAAMVRRFFPEGTRLSQPAGGYVLWVELPPACDAIALYRLALAERITIGPGHMFSTTGNYQHCIRLNYSYPWSPQIEDALRRLGRLVARVAHGGGHDGHGKDEGKGGTKPRKRVTNRQETR from the coding sequence ATGACGCGCTATGAGAAGCTGGCCGACGAGATCGACGGGATGATCCGGCGCGGCGTGTACCGGCCCGGCGATCGCGTGCCCTCGGTGCGGCAGGCGGCGCGCCAGCACGACCTCAGCATCACCACCGTGGTGCGCGCCTACCTCGTGCTGGAGAGCCGCGGCGCGATCGAGAGCCGGCCGCAGTCGGGCTACTTCGTGCGCGCGCGCGGGGCCGCCGGCGAGCCGATGCTCGACGCGAGCACGCCGATCGCGGTGTCGTCCACGGTGGACGTGAGCCGGCTGGTGCTGTCCACGCTGCGCAGCATCGCGCGCGACGACGCGGTGCCGCTGGGCTCGCCGTATCCCGATTCGGCGCTGTTCCCCTCGCAGCGGATCGCGCGCCACATGCACGCGATCGCGCGCGGGCGCACGCGCTGGGGCGTGGTGGACGACCTGCCGCCCGGCAACCCCGAGCTGATCCGGCAGATCGCGCGGCGCTACGGCGAGCGCGGCGTCGCCGTCGATCCGAACGAGATCGTCGTGACGATCGGCGCGACCGAGGCGATCAACCTGTGCCTGCAGGCAGTGGCGCGGCCCGGCGACACGATCGCGGTCGAATCGCCGACCTTCTACGCGATGCTGCACGCCATCGAGCGGCTCGGCATGCGTGCGATCGAGGTGGCCACGCATCCGGTGGACGGCATCGACCTCGATGCGCTGGCGCGGATCCTCGAACGCGAGCCGATCGCCGCCTGCATGGTGATGCCGAACTTCCAGAACCCGCTCGGCTTTTGCATGAGCGACGCGCGCAAGGCCGCGCTCGTCGCGCTGCTCGAACGCCACGACGTGCCGGCCATCGAGAACGACGTCTACCACGAACTGCACCACGGCGAGGTGCGCCCGAGCGCGCTGAAGTCGTTCGACCGGCGCGGGCTGGTGCTGCACTGCGCGTCGTTCTCGAAAAGCCTGTCGCCGGCCTTCCGGATCGGCTGGGCGATGCCGGGCCGCTACCGCGATCAGGTCGAGAAGCTCAAGTTCCTGAACACGCTCGGCACGCCCGCGCTCGACCAGCTCGCGATCGCGGAATACCTCGGCCACGACGGCTACGACCATCACCTGCGGCGCATCCGCAAGACCTTCGCGCAGCAGGCCAGCCTGATGGCCGCGATGGTGCGGCGCTTCTTTCCCGAGGGCACGCGCCTGTCGCAGCCCGCGGGCGGCTACGTGCTGTGGGTGGAACTGCCGCCCGCCTGCGATGCGATCGCGCTGTACCGGCTCGCGCTGGCCGAGCGGATCACCATCGGGCCGGGGCACATGTTCTCGACCACCGGCAACTACCAGCACTGCATCCGGCTCAACTACAGTTATCCGTGGTCGCCGCAGATCGAGGACGCGCTGCGCCGGCTCGGACGGCTGGTGGCCCGCGTCGCGCACGGCGGCGGGCATGACGGGCATGGCAAGGACGAGGGCAAGGGCGGCACCAAGCCGCGCAAGCGAGTGACGAACCGGCAGGAGACGCGATGA
- a CDS encoding LysR family transcriptional regulator, with translation MELRHLRYFLAVAEEGQFTRAAERLAMQQPPLSQQIRLLEEEIGFDLFVRLPRGVALTPAGRAFAQNAGLVLDTLQQGVAHARRIARGELGAIAVGLTSSAGFHPLTTDAIRAFRAANPGIEIALSERNAAELIEGLSHGQLQVAFLRKPVDAPSGVAFEQMLDEPMVAVLPVGHRLLAAIGDAPPAIPLKALEPEAFILVRRPGAPGMYADLLAACRRHGFVPQVAHEVPRMLTGIHMVAAGLGVTLVPASMRRYDNRSTVFCPLTADAGLSAPLHLAYPAELRDPAAARFVAFVLAQRDAPDRPAPA, from the coding sequence ATGGAATTGCGACATCTGCGGTACTTCCTCGCCGTCGCCGAGGAAGGCCAGTTCACGCGCGCCGCCGAGCGGCTGGCGATGCAGCAGCCGCCGCTGTCGCAGCAGATCCGGCTGCTGGAGGAGGAAATCGGCTTCGACCTGTTCGTGCGCCTGCCGCGCGGCGTGGCGCTGACGCCGGCCGGCCGTGCCTTCGCGCAAAACGCCGGGCTCGTGCTCGACACGCTGCAGCAGGGCGTCGCCCACGCGCGGCGGATCGCGCGCGGCGAACTCGGCGCGATCGCGGTCGGGCTCACCAGCTCGGCCGGCTTCCATCCGCTGACGACCGACGCGATCCGCGCGTTTAGGGCGGCCAACCCCGGCATCGAGATCGCGCTGTCGGAGCGCAACGCGGCCGAGCTGATCGAGGGCCTGTCGCACGGCCAGCTGCAGGTGGCGTTCTTGAGAAAGCCGGTGGATGCGCCGTCGGGCGTGGCGTTCGAGCAGATGCTCGACGAGCCGATGGTGGCGGTGCTGCCGGTCGGGCACCGGCTGCTGGCGGCAATCGGCGATGCGCCGCCGGCGATCCCGCTGAAGGCGCTCGAACCCGAGGCATTCATCCTGGTGCGCCGGCCCGGCGCCCCCGGCATGTATGCCGACCTGCTCGCCGCGTGCCGGCGCCACGGCTTCGTACCGCAGGTCGCGCATGAGGTGCCGCGCATGCTGACCGGCATCCACATGGTGGCGGCCGGCCTCGGCGTCACGCTCGTGCCGGCCTCAATGCGGCGCTACGACAACCGCAGCACGGTGTTCTGCCCGCTCACGGCCGACGCCGGCCTCTCGGCGCCGCTGCATCTCGCTTATCCGGCCGAGCTGCGCGATCCGGCGGCGGCCCGTTTCGTGGCGTTCGTGCTTGCCCAGCGCGACGCGCCGGACAGGCCGGCACCCGCCTGA
- a CDS encoding MFS transporter: MSRATPAPAHQAARPDAAAARLSPAMVRRAIFASVLGNGLEWFDFLIYGYFSKIIAQVFFPAGNALVSLLLTLATFAIGFVVRPIGGILLGVYADRAGRSRALSLLIISMAASTLLMGLTPGYAQIGYAAPALVILARVLQGLSVGGQFATASAMLVEYAPPGRRMFYGSFNMTAQSFALLLSSGAGYLLTTRLSHDSLAAWGWRVPFLCGALAGPLGFYIRHRVAESPEFQQLRRAQPDPRATVPLAAFFRDNGRAALCAMGVIAVGAATNYVWHSYLAVYVERQLHLPLQVALRGAFLSGLLNLFLFPLAGRLADRFGAYRLFYAVTIAWMICAYPLYLFVVAEPSASRLLVAQLVATVFLAAMSGAHPGMLATLFPVRSRSAGVALSYNLSVTLFGGLAPFTVTWLISLTGSSLTPAFYLIFAGFVSLALVGSCRRGHPGLGVEAPVTPRTPA, encoded by the coding sequence ATGAGCCGCGCCACGCCCGCCCCGGCACACCAGGCAGCGCGGCCGGACGCGGCCGCGGCGCGTCTGTCGCCGGCGATGGTGCGCCGCGCGATCTTCGCCTCGGTGCTCGGCAACGGCCTGGAATGGTTCGATTTCCTGATCTACGGCTATTTCTCGAAGATCATCGCGCAGGTGTTCTTCCCGGCCGGCAACGCGCTCGTCTCGCTGCTGCTGACGCTCGCGACCTTCGCGATCGGCTTCGTGGTGCGGCCTATCGGCGGCATCCTGCTCGGCGTCTACGCCGACCGCGCGGGACGCAGCCGCGCGCTGTCGCTGCTGATCATCTCGATGGCGGCCAGCACGCTGCTGATGGGCCTCACGCCCGGCTACGCGCAGATCGGCTACGCGGCGCCCGCGCTGGTGATCCTCGCGCGCGTGCTGCAGGGGCTCTCGGTGGGCGGCCAGTTCGCGACCGCATCGGCGATGCTGGTCGAGTACGCGCCGCCCGGCCGCAGGATGTTCTACGGCAGCTTCAACATGACGGCGCAGTCGTTCGCGCTGCTGCTCTCGTCGGGCGCCGGCTACCTGCTCACCACGCGGCTCTCGCACGACTCGCTGGCGGCATGGGGCTGGCGCGTGCCGTTCCTGTGCGGCGCGCTGGCCGGCCCGCTCGGCTTCTACATCCGCCACCGGGTGGCCGAGTCGCCCGAGTTCCAGCAATTGCGCCGCGCGCAGCCGGACCCGCGCGCGACGGTGCCGCTTGCCGCGTTCTTCCGCGACAACGGCCGCGCCGCGCTCTGCGCGATGGGCGTGATCGCGGTGGGGGCGGCCACCAACTACGTCTGGCACTCGTACCTCGCCGTCTACGTCGAGCGCCAGCTGCACCTGCCGCTGCAGGTCGCGCTGCGCGGCGCGTTCCTCTCGGGCCTGCTGAACCTGTTCCTGTTCCCGCTGGCGGGGCGCCTGGCGGACCGCTTCGGCGCGTACCGGCTGTTCTACGCGGTCACCATCGCCTGGATGATCTGCGCGTATCCGCTCTACCTGTTCGTGGTCGCGGAGCCGTCGGCCTCGCGCCTGCTCGTCGCGCAACTCGTCGCGACGGTGTTTCTCGCGGCGATGTCGGGCGCGCACCCCGGCATGCTCGCGACGCTGTTCCCGGTGCGGAGCCGCTCGGCCGGCGTCGCGCTCTCGTACAACCTCTCGGTCACGCTGTTCGGCGGCCTGGCGCCGTTTACCGTCACCTGGCTGATCTCGCTGACGGGCAGCAGCCTGACACCCGCCTTCTATCTGATCTTTGCCGGTTTCGTCTCGCTGGCGCTGGTCGGGTCGTGCCGTCGCGGGCACCCCGGGCTCGGCGTCGAGGCACCCGTCACGCCGAGGACGCCCGCTTGA
- a CDS encoding alpha/beta fold hydrolase, whose translation MPPDLEGSHDERAPNERPVDVIAPQHLSVATPAGAGTVPLYTSGEWNAPQPGVRSAVILLHGRLRNADAYFRLARRARAAAGRHAEHAVLLVPQFLARADAEAHRLPASTLVWDWTGWMGGGEALAPAPVSSFEVIDALLAALADARGFPALREVVVAGHSGGGQVAQRYAVLARGEAALTERGVALRYVIANPSSYVYFDALRPDAGAGFSAYDAARCAGFNAWKYGLEALPPYASGQAAAAEPGAFERAYLKRDVTMLLGERDCDPQHPALDRSCAAMAQGAHRLERGLAYARYIAARAPAGCTHATHRIPGAGHDADAVFGSPAGIAALFGEPA comes from the coding sequence ATGCCCCCCGACCTCGAGGGCAGCCACGACGAACGCGCGCCGAACGAACGGCCCGTCGACGTGATCGCCCCGCAGCATCTGAGCGTCGCCACGCCGGCCGGCGCCGGCACCGTGCCGCTGTACACCAGCGGCGAGTGGAACGCACCGCAACCGGGCGTGCGCAGTGCCGTGATCCTGCTGCACGGCCGGCTGCGCAACGCCGACGCGTATTTTCGGCTCGCCCGGCGCGCACGCGCCGCGGCCGGCCGCCATGCCGAGCACGCGGTGCTGCTGGTGCCGCAGTTCCTCGCGCGGGCCGACGCCGAGGCGCATCGTCTGCCGGCCTCGACGCTGGTCTGGGACTGGACCGGCTGGATGGGCGGCGGCGAGGCGCTCGCGCCCGCGCCGGTCAGCTCGTTCGAGGTGATCGACGCGCTGCTGGCCGCGCTGGCCGACGCGCGCGGGTTTCCCGCGCTGCGCGAGGTGGTGGTGGCCGGCCACTCGGGCGGCGGCCAGGTCGCGCAGCGCTACGCCGTGCTGGCACGCGGCGAGGCGGCGCTGACCGAACGCGGCGTGGCGCTGCGCTACGTGATCGCGAATCCATCCTCCTACGTGTATTTCGACGCGCTGCGCCCCGATGCCGGCGCTGGCTTCTCGGCCTACGACGCGGCGCGCTGCGCCGGCTTCAACGCCTGGAAGTACGGGCTCGAGGCGCTGCCGCCCTATGCCAGCGGGCAGGCCGCCGCGGCCGAGCCGGGTGCCTTCGAGCGCGCCTACCTGAAGCGCGACGTGACGATGCTGCTCGGCGAGCGCGACTGCGACCCGCAGCATCCGGCGCTCGACCGCTCGTGCGCGGCGATGGCGCAGGGCGCGCACCGGCTCGAGCGCGGGCTCGCCTACGCGCGCTACATCGCGGCGCGCGCGCCGGCCGGCTGCACGCATGCGACGCACCGGATTCCCGGCGCGGGCCATGACGCCGACGCGGTGTTCGGCTCGCCGGCCGGCATCGCGGCATTGTTCGGCGAGCCGGCGTAA
- a CDS encoding oxidoreductase-like domain-containing protein yields MPHTPDTPSAAGPVPASSSGRDDPRPLPPVPPELEDCCQSGCAPCVFDLYDDALQRYRAELAAWRERYPDAGPS; encoded by the coding sequence GTGCCCCATACACCCGACACGCCATCCGCCGCCGGCCCCGTCCCGGCTTCGTCGTCCGGCCGCGACGACCCGCGCCCGCTGCCGCCCGTGCCGCCCGAACTCGAGGACTGCTGCCAATCCGGCTGCGCGCCCTGTGTGTTCGATCTCTACGACGATGCGCTGCAACGCTACCGGGCCGAACTCGCCGCGTGGCGCGAACGCTATCCGGATGCCGGGCCTTCCTAG
- a CDS encoding cation diffusion facilitator family transporter: protein MPSSARASQSVHAITSRVLTTSLVVNLLLMTAQAGAACATHSSGLFADTIHAAIDLIADALLLLACRLDAKLPPEQRPTYEPLALTGLGMLLLAAGAQMIWQAATGLSAPPDISPDAISLAVLGMTLAGKESLSRWMLGRARAIGGAALIEASAWHIRVDALTLLLATLALAGARLGLPRLDPLAATLIGVMILRTGYTFAKRGHQLRADHGGWANRATPPR from the coding sequence ATGCCGAGCTCAGCGCGCGCGTCGCAATCCGTCCATGCGATCACCAGCCGGGTGCTGACGACCAGCCTGGTCGTCAACCTGCTGCTGATGACCGCGCAGGCCGGTGCCGCCTGCGCCACCCATTCGTCGGGGCTGTTCGCCGATACCATCCACGCGGCGATCGACCTGATCGCCGACGCGCTGCTGCTGCTCGCCTGCCGGCTCGACGCGAAGCTGCCGCCCGAACAGCGGCCGACCTACGAGCCGCTCGCGCTGACCGGCCTGGGCATGCTGCTGCTCGCCGCCGGCGCGCAGATGATCTGGCAGGCCGCCACCGGCCTGTCGGCACCGCCCGACATCTCGCCCGACGCGATCTCGTTGGCGGTGCTGGGCATGACGCTGGCCGGCAAGGAATCGCTGTCGCGCTGGATGCTGGGCCGCGCGCGTGCGATCGGCGGCGCCGCGCTGATCGAGGCGAGCGCCTGGCATATCCGCGTCGACGCGCTGACGCTGCTGCTGGCCACGCTGGCGCTGGCCGGCGCGCGCCTCGGCCTGCCGCGCCTCGACCCGCTCGCGGCCACGCTGATCGGCGTGATGATCCTGCGCACCGGCTACACGTTCGCGAAGCGCGGCCATCAGCTGCGCGCCGACCACGGCGGCTGGGCCAACCGCGCGACGCCCCCGCGCTGA
- a CDS encoding S8 family peptidase, producing the protein MKIERFHPANLRAGQLRTLASVVSMTLVASVIAGCGGGGDSGSPASTAAGTGTSTSGTASGTSGTSTSSSQLCTTALATAQGNASSTSTASSSGNTNGTPSPATVGTPDAPVDHLIVKLTSASSTSLANGARALAASSDAARVGDVISRVLTQWNAQRLQARVLASTAAAPALPSFDNVQLERTMSDGAAVVSLGKRVTPADAVTLAQAFAADSEVAYAEPDRRLFVSTVPTDPNYSQQWNDFDPTAGVNMPAAWNLSTGSSSVVTAVIDTGYRPHADISGNLLPGYDFISDVNTGNNGHGRSSDATDPGDWVTQAELNDSSGPFYHCASAPSNSTWHGTEVAGLIGASANNGIGIAGVSWFGKILPVRALGKCGGTTSDIADAMRWAAGIPVAGVPNNTTPAKIINLSLGGSGPCGSTFQSAINDVIARGVTVVVAAGNDGLANAQDRPANCTGVIAVGATDSTGKRAWYSNFSSEITLSAPGSSILSTSNTGTTTPGSDTYAYNSGTSLAAPQVAGVAALMLSLNPNLTPAQIAQKLAATARPSQITASNPSSCTAMAPGAGLMDAGAAVASATR; encoded by the coding sequence ATGAAAATCGAGCGTTTCCACCCCGCCAACCTGCGTGCGGGCCAGCTTCGTACCCTGGCCTCCGTCGTTTCGATGACGCTGGTCGCCTCCGTCATAGCCGGTTGCGGCGGCGGCGGCGACTCGGGCTCCCCGGCGAGCACCGCAGCCGGCACCGGCACCTCGACCTCGGGCACGGCCTCCGGCACCTCGGGCACCTCCACCAGTTCCAGCCAGCTCTGCACCACCGCCCTCGCCACCGCGCAGGGCAACGCCAGCAGCACCTCCACCGCGTCCTCGAGCGGCAATACCAACGGCACGCCGAGCCCGGCCACGGTCGGCACGCCCGATGCGCCCGTCGATCACCTGATCGTGAAGCTCACCTCCGCCTCATCCACCAGCCTCGCGAACGGCGCCCGCGCCCTGGCCGCCAGCTCCGACGCCGCGCGCGTGGGCGACGTGATCAGCCGCGTGCTCACGCAATGGAACGCGCAGCGCCTGCAGGCCCGCGTGCTGGCCTCGACGGCCGCCGCCCCGGCGCTGCCGAGCTTCGACAACGTGCAGCTGGAACGCACCATGTCGGACGGCGCGGCGGTAGTGTCGCTCGGCAAGCGCGTGACCCCGGCCGACGCGGTCACGCTCGCGCAGGCCTTCGCGGCCGACAGCGAGGTGGCCTACGCCGAGCCGGACCGGCGCCTGTTCGTCAGCACCGTGCCGACCGACCCGAATTACTCGCAGCAGTGGAACGACTTCGATCCGACCGCGGGCGTGAACATGCCCGCTGCCTGGAACCTCAGCACCGGCTCGTCGAGCGTGGTCACCGCGGTGATCGACACCGGCTACCGCCCGCACGCCGACATCTCCGGCAATCTGCTGCCCGGCTACGACTTCATCTCCGACGTGAACACCGGCAACAACGGCCACGGCCGCAGCTCGGACGCCACCGACCCGGGCGACTGGGTCACGCAGGCCGAGCTCAATGATTCGTCGGGCCCGTTCTACCACTGCGCGAGCGCGCCCAGCAACAGCACCTGGCACGGCACGGAAGTGGCCGGCCTGATCGGCGCGTCCGCCAACAACGGCATCGGCATCGCCGGCGTGAGCTGGTTCGGCAAGATCCTGCCGGTGCGCGCGCTCGGCAAGTGCGGCGGCACCACCAGCGACATCGCCGACGCGATGCGCTGGGCGGCCGGCATCCCGGTGGCGGGCGTGCCCAACAACACCACGCCGGCCAAGATCATCAACCTGAGCCTCGGCGGCAGCGGCCCGTGCGGCAGCACGTTCCAGTCGGCAATCAACGACGTGATCGCACGCGGCGTGACGGTGGTGGTGGCGGCCGGCAACGACGGCCTCGCCAACGCGCAGGACCGCCCGGCGAACTGCACCGGCGTGATCGCGGTGGGCGCCACCGACTCCACCGGCAAGCGTGCCTGGTACAGCAACTTCAGCAGCGAGATCACGCTGAGCGCGCCGGGTTCGAGCATCCTCTCGACGAGCAACACCGGCACCACCACGCCGGGCAGCGACACCTACGCATACAACAGCGGCACCAGCCTCGCCGCGCCGCAGGTGGCCGGCGTGGCCGCGCTGATGCTGTCGCTGAACCCCAACCTGACGCCCGCGCAGATCGCGCAGAAGCTGGCCGCCACGGCACGCCCGTCGCAGATCACGGCGTCCAACCCCTCGTCGTGCACGGCGATGGCGCCGGGCGCCGGCCTGATGGATGCCGGCGCGGCGGTCGCCTCCGCGACACGCTGA
- the hpaI gene encoding 4-hydroxy-2-oxoheptanedioate aldolase yields the protein MTASSPHGLNRFKAALTARRRQIGFWVSMAEPYLAEVTATGGFDWLLIDGEHAPNDVRSIVAQLQAVAPYRAEAVVRPVEGDTALIKQLLDAGARTLLVPMVETAEQARGLVSAVRYPPRGVRGVGSAVARASRWNLRADYLDIADEEVCLLVQAESAAALGNLEAICAVDGVDGVFIGPADLAASMGHRGDPGHADVQFAIEDAIARVVRSGKAAGTLTGDAALARHYLALGCTFVAVGVDVLLYANAVRAAAEAFGVGPATA from the coding sequence ATGACTGCAAGCTCTCCCCATGGACTGAACCGCTTCAAGGCCGCGCTCACGGCGCGCCGGCGCCAGATCGGCTTCTGGGTGTCGATGGCCGAGCCCTACCTGGCCGAGGTGACCGCCACGGGCGGCTTCGACTGGCTGCTGATCGACGGCGAGCACGCGCCAAACGACGTGCGCAGCATCGTCGCGCAACTGCAGGCGGTGGCGCCGTACCGCGCCGAGGCCGTGGTGCGCCCGGTCGAGGGCGACACCGCGCTGATCAAGCAGCTGCTCGACGCCGGCGCGCGCACGCTGCTGGTGCCGATGGTCGAGACGGCCGAGCAGGCGCGCGGGCTCGTCTCGGCGGTCCGTTATCCGCCGCGCGGCGTGCGCGGCGTGGGCAGCGCGGTGGCGCGCGCCTCGCGCTGGAACCTGCGCGCCGATTACCTCGACATCGCGGACGAGGAGGTCTGCCTGCTGGTGCAGGCCGAAAGCGCGGCCGCGCTCGGCAATCTCGAGGCGATCTGCGCGGTGGACGGCGTGGACGGCGTGTTCATCGGGCCGGCGGACCTGGCCGCCTCGATGGGGCATCGCGGCGACCCCGGCCATGCGGACGTGCAGTTCGCGATCGAGGACGCGATCGCGCGCGTCGTGCGCTCGGGCAAGGCGGCCGGCACGCTGACGGGCGACGCGGCGCTCGCGCGCCATTACCTCGCGCTCGGCTGCACCTTCGTGGCCGTCGGCGTGGACGTGCTGCTCTATGCGAACGCCGTGCGTGCGGCGGCGGAGGCGTTCGGGGTGGGGCCGGCCACCGCCTGA